In Cupriavidus basilensis, the following proteins share a genomic window:
- a CDS encoding c-type cytochrome has protein sequence MSGRDDLVMAPASPGAWQPPPEREWLAGHVIRPPVLAWQTGTLLSARLIGCDETAARALPGVATVLRRGDFLGIAADTAPQALQAAHALRARWQAPPKAAASGLPLARRIVAEHGDAAQAMADAAGRSAQDYPWPLAGLQAAGCSAMAEWRDGALRVWLPSRRPGALRAELAALLGIGEDRITLICWQAPGHDEDPLYAHHAAADAALLAHSAGRVVRVRVEAHELGATQAVVNTHIESAWTRDGEIAAYAVNTAVDARGSAAVMHAPPLALWLTRTTAPVTEIEPQASAGGDTRDDAILPPYRFDSLSVTQADLPGQPRVESTPAQAARAHVFAHESHLDEVAAASAQDPVALRLRHLDDTRGAGLVRRVAAQANWQPRGERPQAQQNVRRGRGFAYASTIEAGLADGGQPVHSWSAWVAEVEVDATTGEVSVTGVTLGHDSDAGEQGGVDAVALQQEAARAAQQLTVDGSRSDSWPAANLPAVHDASLPALATAQLPEVRVGGALRPASATLGTSAAVTLPAAPAVANAIFDATGVRLREPPFSGERIRLALAAQANPESTPKRGAARKRNWLLAGATAAAGLFVTAMPWRAPIAPVAPPGAGFYSAATIERGRLVAAAGDCAVCHTAPNGARNAGGLALDTPFGTIYSTNITPDVETGIGNWSYAAFERAMRQGIHRDGRHLYPAFPYTAFAKTSDGDLQALYAYLMAAEPVRAKAPETALAFPYNLRPLMAGWNLLFHSPKPFEADPARSAQWNRGAYLAEGLGHCSACHSPRNALGAEQGGRRYLGGGEAEGWEAPALGKLSHAPVPWTEQALFSYLRTGYAPHHGAAAGPMAPVIEELALLPEEDVRAIAHYVASFGDAQPDAALASAQARQLEQRSADAARTLGGPAARLYQNACAVCHQSDQGIRQFGIKPSLALNTNLHGDKPDNLIRVLLDGIPTPGTSDLGYMPAFGESLDDRQLTQLVHYLRKRFAPDKPAWDNVDDTLARLRAAPAHRPNHQPNH, from the coding sequence ATGAGCGGGCGCGACGACCTCGTCATGGCGCCGGCCAGCCCCGGCGCATGGCAGCCGCCGCCCGAGCGGGAGTGGCTGGCCGGGCACGTCATCCGCCCGCCCGTGCTGGCATGGCAAACCGGCACGCTGCTTAGCGCCCGCCTGATCGGCTGCGATGAGACGGCCGCGCGCGCTCTGCCTGGCGTTGCCACGGTATTGCGCCGGGGCGACTTTCTCGGCATCGCTGCCGATACCGCGCCACAGGCGCTGCAAGCCGCCCACGCGCTGCGTGCCCGCTGGCAAGCCCCGCCGAAAGCGGCAGCCTCGGGCTTGCCGCTCGCCCGCCGCATCGTTGCCGAACACGGCGACGCCGCGCAGGCCATGGCGGATGCCGCCGGCCGCAGCGCGCAGGACTATCCATGGCCACTCGCCGGCCTGCAAGCCGCCGGCTGCTCCGCGATGGCGGAATGGCGCGACGGCGCGCTGCGCGTGTGGCTGCCCAGCCGCCGCCCCGGCGCGTTGCGGGCCGAACTCGCCGCCCTGCTCGGCATCGGCGAGGACCGCATTACCTTGATCTGCTGGCAGGCTCCGGGCCACGACGAAGATCCCCTGTACGCCCACCACGCCGCCGCCGATGCCGCCCTGCTGGCGCATTCGGCCGGGCGAGTGGTGCGCGTGCGCGTGGAGGCGCATGAACTTGGCGCCACGCAGGCGGTGGTCAACACCCACATCGAAAGCGCCTGGACACGCGATGGCGAAATCGCCGCCTATGCCGTCAATACGGCCGTGGATGCGCGCGGCAGCGCTGCGGTCATGCATGCGCCGCCGCTGGCCTTGTGGCTGACCCGCACGACGGCGCCGGTCACCGAAATAGAGCCGCAAGCATCCGCTGGAGGCGACACGCGCGACGACGCCATCCTGCCCCCCTACCGCTTTGACAGCCTGAGCGTGACGCAGGCCGACCTGCCGGGACAGCCGCGCGTGGAGAGCACGCCGGCGCAGGCAGCGCGCGCCCACGTGTTCGCGCATGAGTCGCACCTGGACGAAGTGGCGGCAGCTAGCGCGCAGGATCCCGTGGCCTTGCGGCTGCGCCATCTCGACGACACGCGCGGCGCTGGCCTCGTGCGCCGGGTCGCGGCGCAGGCCAACTGGCAGCCACGCGGCGAACGCCCGCAAGCGCAACAGAACGTACGGCGCGGACGCGGCTTTGCGTACGCCAGCACCATTGAAGCCGGGCTGGCCGATGGCGGCCAGCCCGTGCACAGCTGGTCGGCCTGGGTGGCGGAAGTCGAAGTGGATGCCACCACCGGCGAGGTCAGCGTCACCGGTGTCACGCTAGGACACGACAGCGATGCGGGCGAACAAGGCGGGGTCGATGCCGTGGCCTTGCAGCAGGAGGCCGCGCGCGCCGCGCAGCAACTCACCGTCGACGGCAGCCGCTCCGATAGCTGGCCCGCCGCCAACCTGCCCGCGGTACACGATGCCAGCCTGCCGGCGCTTGCCACCGCGCAATTGCCGGAAGTGCGCGTTGGCGGCGCGCTGCGCCCCGCCAGCGCCACGCTCGGCACGAGCGCGGCTGTCACCCTGCCCGCCGCGCCGGCCGTGGCCAATGCCATCTTCGACGCCACCGGCGTGCGCCTGCGCGAGCCGCCCTTCAGCGGCGAACGCATCCGGCTTGCGCTCGCCGCGCAGGCCAATCCCGAGAGCACACCCAAGCGCGGTGCCGCCCGCAAGCGCAACTGGCTGCTGGCCGGCGCCACCGCCGCGGCCGGCTTGTTTGTCACGGCCATGCCATGGCGCGCGCCCATCGCCCCGGTGGCCCCGCCGGGGGCCGGCTTCTACTCGGCCGCGACCATCGAGCGCGGCCGGCTGGTAGCGGCGGCCGGGGATTGCGCGGTCTGCCATACGGCGCCCAACGGCGCGCGCAACGCGGGCGGGCTGGCGCTGGACACCCCATTCGGCACCATTTACAGCACCAACATCACGCCCGATGTCGAGACCGGCATCGGCAACTGGTCCTACGCGGCGTTCGAGCGCGCCATGCGCCAGGGCATTCATCGCGATGGCCGGCATCTTTACCCGGCGTTCCCCTACACCGCCTTTGCCAAGACCAGCGATGGCGATCTGCAAGCGCTCTACGCTTACCTGATGGCCGCCGAGCCGGTGCGCGCCAAGGCGCCCGAGACCGCGCTGGCCTTCCCCTACAACCTGCGCCCGCTGATGGCGGGATGGAACCTGCTGTTCCACAGCCCAAAGCCATTCGAGGCCGATCCGGCCCGCTCGGCGCAGTGGAACCGTGGCGCGTACCTGGCCGAAGGGCTGGGCCACTGCAGCGCCTGCCATTCGCCGCGCAACGCGCTGGGCGCCGAGCAAGGCGGGCGGCGCTATCTTGGCGGCGGCGAGGCCGAAGGCTGGGAAGCGCCCGCGCTGGGCAAGCTGTCGCACGCGCCGGTGCCGTGGACGGAGCAAGCGCTGTTCTCCTACCTGCGCACCGGCTACGCCCCGCATCACGGTGCGGCGGCCGGGCCGATGGCGCCGGTAATCGAAGAGCTGGCGCTGCTGCCCGAGGAGGATGTGCGCGCCATCGCGCACTATGTGGCATCGTTCGGCGACGCGCAGCCCGATGCGGCGTTAGCCAGCGCACAGGCGCGCCAGCTTGAGCAACGCAGCGCTGACGCCGCGCGCACGCTCGGGGGACCCGCCGCGCGCCTGTACCAGAATGCCTGCGCGGTCTGCCACCAGAGCGACCAGGGCATCAGGCAATTCGGCATCAAGCCGTCGCTCGCGCTCAATACCAATCTGCACGGCGACAAGCCGGACAACCTGATCCGCGTGCTGCTGGATGGCATTCCCACGCCGGGGACCAGCGATCTGGGCTATATGCCAGCCTTTGGCGAGAGCCTGGACGACCGTCAGCTGACGCAACTGGTGCACTACCTGCGCAAGCGCTTCGCCCCCGACAAACCCGCCTGGGACAACGTGGACGATACGCTCGCGCGGCTGCGCGCGGCTCCCGCTCACCGGCCCAATCACCAACCCAATCATTAA
- a CDS encoding (2Fe-2S)-binding protein: MNTPRPLCLRVNRTTYQLDAEVDPDTPLLYVLRNDLACNGPKYGCGLGQCGACTVLVDGVAARSCVIPVKAVAQRAITTLDGLATGGQPDPVQQAFIDEQAAQCGYCLNGMIMTAKALLAENPDPSEAQIREALRFNLCRCGTHVEILRAVQRAAVLLRQAAGQDGAA, encoded by the coding sequence ATGAACACGCCCCGCCCCCTGTGCCTCCGGGTCAACCGGACCACGTACCAGCTCGATGCCGAGGTCGATCCCGACACGCCGCTGCTCTACGTCCTGCGCAATGACCTCGCCTGCAACGGGCCAAAGTACGGCTGCGGGCTGGGCCAGTGCGGCGCATGCACGGTGCTGGTGGACGGGGTGGCGGCGCGCTCCTGCGTGATTCCCGTGAAAGCGGTGGCGCAGCGCGCCATCACCACGCTCGACGGGCTGGCCACCGGCGGGCAGCCCGACCCGGTGCAGCAAGCCTTTATCGATGAGCAGGCCGCGCAGTGCGGCTATTGCCTGAACGGCATGATCATGACCGCCAAGGCACTCTTGGCGGAAAACCCCGACCCCAGCGAGGCGCAGATCCGCGAGGCGCTGCGCTTCAACCTTTGCCGCTGCGGCACGCACGTGGAGATCCTGCGCGCGGTGCAACGCGCCGCCGTGCTGCTGCGCCAGGCCGCCGGCCAGGATGGCGCGGCATGA
- a CDS encoding Asp/Glu racemase produces MQKIFRIGQIVPSSNTTMETEIPAMLTLRQQVRPERFTFHSSRMRMKKVVKEELAAMDAESDRCALELSDARVDVLGYACLVAIMAMGHGYHRVSEKRLQAHTAANGADAPVITSAGALIDALKVIGAKRIAVVAPYMKPLTELVVDYIRNEGYEVVDWRALEIPDNLEVGRHDPARLPGIVAQMNTKDVDAIVLSACVQMPSLPAVAKVEAMTGKPVITAAIATTYAILKQLDLEPVVPGAGALLSGAY; encoded by the coding sequence GTGCAAAAAATTTTCCGTATCGGCCAGATCGTGCCGAGCTCGAACACCACCATGGAAACCGAGATCCCGGCGATGCTGACGTTGCGCCAGCAGGTGCGCCCCGAACGCTTCACCTTCCACTCCAGCCGCATGCGCATGAAGAAGGTGGTCAAGGAAGAGCTGGCGGCCATGGACGCCGAGTCCGACCGCTGCGCGCTGGAACTGAGCGACGCCCGCGTCGACGTGCTGGGCTATGCCTGCCTGGTGGCCATCATGGCGATGGGCCACGGCTACCATCGCGTTTCAGAGAAGCGCCTGCAGGCCCATACCGCCGCCAACGGCGCTGACGCGCCCGTGATCACCAGCGCCGGCGCGCTGATTGACGCGCTCAAGGTGATCGGCGCCAAGCGCATCGCCGTGGTCGCGCCTTATATGAAGCCGCTGACCGAGCTGGTGGTGGACTACATCCGCAACGAAGGCTACGAGGTGGTGGACTGGCGCGCGCTGGAAATCCCCGACAACCTCGAAGTGGGCCGCCACGACCCCGCCAGGCTGCCCGGCATCGTCGCGCAGATGAACACCAAGGATGTGGACGCCATCGTGCTGTCCGCCTGCGTGCAGATGCCGTCCCTGCCGGCAGTGGCCAAGGTGGAAGCCATGACCGGCAAGCCCGTGATCACGGCCGCCATTGCCACCACTTACGCCATCCTCAAGCAGCTCGACCTGGAGCCGGTCGTGCCCGGCGCGGGTGCGCTGCTGTCGGGTGCCTATTGA
- a CDS encoding FAD-dependent monooxygenase: MQGKPRIAVIGAGLGGTVAAALLQRAGFQVKLYEQAPAFSRLGAGIHVGPNVMKVMRRIGLEDALNDMGCHPDYWYSRDWQSGEVVAQIPLGRYALSHYGASYLTVHRGDFHALLTEAVAPGTLLFDKKLASVEDLGHVVRLSFADGTVDEADIVIGADGVNSRIRETLLGAEPPKYTGYVAHRAVFPIARVKGFTHDRCTKWWSDDRHMMVYFDTSKLDEIYYVTGVPEPTWDMTKSWLPSSIEEMRAAFDGWHEGVQSLIEGTVEVTKWPLLERDPLPVWSRGRLVLLGDACHPMKPHMAQGAAMAIEDAAMLTRCLQQTGLSDFSAAFSLYEANRAERAGKVQLVSHNNTWLRTNENPDWCFGYDVFNEPLVEAGRVAAAA; encoded by the coding sequence GTGCAAGGCAAACCACGGATCGCAGTGATTGGCGCCGGACTGGGGGGGACGGTTGCGGCCGCCCTGCTGCAGCGCGCCGGATTCCAAGTCAAGCTGTATGAGCAGGCTCCGGCGTTCTCGCGCCTGGGCGCCGGCATCCACGTCGGGCCCAACGTGATGAAGGTCATGCGCAGGATCGGACTCGAAGATGCGCTCAACGACATGGGCTGCCACCCGGACTACTGGTACAGCCGCGACTGGCAAAGCGGCGAGGTCGTTGCCCAGATCCCGCTTGGGCGTTATGCGCTGTCGCATTACGGCGCCAGCTACCTGACCGTGCACCGTGGAGATTTCCATGCCCTGCTGACCGAGGCGGTGGCGCCCGGCACGCTGCTGTTCGACAAGAAGCTGGCCAGCGTGGAAGACCTTGGCCACGTGGTGCGCCTGAGCTTTGCCGACGGCACGGTGGACGAAGCCGACATCGTGATCGGCGCTGACGGTGTGAACTCCCGCATCCGCGAAACACTGCTGGGCGCCGAGCCGCCCAAGTACACCGGCTACGTGGCGCACCGCGCCGTGTTCCCGATCGCGCGCGTCAAGGGCTTCACCCATGACCGCTGCACCAAGTGGTGGTCCGACGATCGCCATATGATGGTGTACTTCGACACCAGCAAGCTCGACGAGATCTACTACGTCACCGGCGTGCCCGAGCCCACGTGGGACATGACCAAGAGCTGGCTGCCCAGCAGCATCGAGGAAATGCGCGCCGCGTTCGACGGCTGGCATGAAGGTGTGCAATCGCTGATCGAAGGCACCGTGGAAGTGACCAAGTGGCCGTTGCTGGAGCGCGACCCGCTGCCGGTGTGGAGCCGCGGCCGCCTGGTGCTGCTGGGAGACGCCTGCCACCCGATGAAGCCGCATATGGCGCAGGGCGCGGCCATGGCCATCGAAGACGCTGCCATGCTGACGCGCTGCCTGCAGCAGACCGGGCTGTCGGACTTCAGCGCCGCGTTCTCGCTGTACGAAGCCAACCGCGCCGAGCGTGCCGGCAAGGTGCAACTGGTCTCGCATAACAACACCTGGCTGCGCACCAACGAGAACCCGGACTGGTGCTTCGGTTACGATGTGTTCAACGAGCCGCTGGTGGAAGCCGGGCGCGTGGCCGCCGCAGCCTGA
- a CDS encoding alpha/beta fold hydrolase: MSQFLHGGNVFANGIRQHYLRYGGSAGARAQRDAVVIVPGITSPAVTWGFVGEQFGKHFDTYILDVRGRGLSEASDALDYGLDAQAADVVAFAQALGLARYAIVGHSMGARIGIRAARGNPAGLTRLVMVDPPVSGPGRRAYPSQLPWYVDSIRLARQGIDAEGMRRFCPTWTDAQLRLRAEWLHTCDERAIVTSFEDFHRDDVHADMPSVRVPTLLMVAGRGDVIRAEDIEEIRGLLPAVQVARVPDAGHMIPWDDEAGFYRAFGDFLGAPLLQDQAAA, encoded by the coding sequence ATGAGCCAGTTTCTCCACGGCGGCAATGTGTTCGCCAATGGCATTCGCCAGCATTACCTGCGCTACGGCGGCAGCGCCGGCGCGCGCGCGCAGCGCGATGCCGTGGTGATCGTGCCCGGCATCACCAGCCCGGCGGTCACCTGGGGCTTTGTCGGCGAGCAGTTCGGCAAGCACTTCGATACCTATATCCTGGATGTGCGTGGACGTGGCCTGTCCGAGGCCAGTGATGCGCTGGACTACGGCCTGGACGCGCAGGCGGCGGATGTGGTCGCCTTTGCGCAGGCGCTCGGCCTGGCGCGCTATGCCATCGTTGGCCATTCCATGGGCGCGCGCATCGGCATTCGCGCCGCGCGCGGCAATCCGGCCGGGCTGACCCGGCTGGTGATGGTGGACCCGCCCGTCTCCGGGCCGGGACGGCGCGCCTATCCCTCGCAGCTGCCGTGGTACGTGGATTCCATCCGCCTGGCGCGCCAGGGCATCGATGCCGAAGGCATGCGCCGCTTCTGCCCGACCTGGACGGATGCGCAACTGCGCCTGCGCGCCGAGTGGCTGCACACCTGCGACGAGCGCGCCATCGTCACGAGCTTCGAGGACTTCCACCGCGATGACGTGCATGCCGACATGCCCTCGGTACGGGTTCCCACGCTGCTGATGGTGGCCGGCCGCGGCGACGTGATCCGCGCCGAAGACATCGAGGAAATTCGCGGTTTGCTGCCTGCCGTGCAGGTTGCGCGCGTGCCGGATGCCGGCCACATGATCCCGTGGGACGACGAGGCGGGTTTCTACCGCGCCTTCGGCGATTTCCTCGGTGCGCCGCTGCTGCAGGACCAGGCTGCCGCCTGA
- a CDS encoding nucleotidyl transferase AbiEii/AbiGii toxin family protein, whose product MKAITAELKSDIEDAAAAGLLSSLPPAVAEKDIHITDALIALSKIRIAHIAHRQERRKGDTRPARVALKSQLVFAGGTCLSKAHGLIERMSEDIDIKVLLENAPDGYALPKGHSTRKRLGDIQTELEERLTRVGFVFTKIEDKNNPFSNDNRRYYRLAVEYGPQFKDVSGVLRPELKVELIHRPPKLPVEALDMGYLLDRFIPRDTPVRFQMLAISVAETLAEKVLSLLRRCAWKWDGHQRGDSDPALVRHVYDVWRIHTARPEAIEPARAVFAALVVKDVEEFKGQHPGFDTKPYAVLSNALDRARSDEGLRRDFSQRLLPLLFAKEKPVFETCFASFAAIAEHFLTTASVTKSGWHPPPPCLPDNKD is encoded by the coding sequence ATGAAAGCCATCACCGCTGAGCTCAAGTCCGACATTGAAGACGCTGCCGCAGCTGGCCTGCTGAGCAGCTTGCCGCCCGCCGTAGCGGAAAAAGACATCCACATCACCGATGCGCTGATTGCACTCTCCAAAATCCGGATCGCGCACATTGCACATCGGCAAGAGCGCAGGAAGGGAGATACCCGCCCGGCTCGGGTAGCATTGAAGAGCCAGCTTGTCTTTGCCGGCGGCACCTGCCTGTCGAAAGCCCACGGCCTCATCGAACGGATGTCGGAAGACATCGACATCAAGGTTCTGCTGGAAAACGCTCCGGATGGCTATGCGCTGCCGAAAGGTCATTCGACGCGCAAGCGCCTGGGCGACATCCAGACCGAACTGGAGGAGCGCCTGACCCGGGTTGGCTTCGTCTTTACGAAAATCGAAGACAAGAACAACCCGTTCTCCAATGACAACCGTCGCTACTACAGGCTCGCGGTTGAGTATGGTCCGCAATTCAAGGATGTCTCCGGCGTCTTGCGTCCAGAGTTGAAAGTCGAGCTCATCCATCGTCCGCCCAAGCTCCCGGTCGAAGCGCTCGACATGGGCTACCTGCTGGATCGTTTCATTCCCCGCGACACGCCGGTTCGTTTCCAGATGCTTGCGATCTCGGTCGCGGAGACCCTTGCGGAGAAGGTGCTCTCGCTCTTGCGACGCTGCGCCTGGAAGTGGGATGGGCACCAGCGCGGCGACTCCGACCCGGCGCTGGTTCGCCACGTCTATGACGTCTGGCGTATCCACACGGCACGGCCAGAGGCAATCGAGCCGGCTCGCGCTGTCTTTGCCGCGCTCGTGGTAAAAGACGTTGAAGAGTTCAAGGGCCAACATCCTGGGTTCGATACCAAACCCTACGCAGTCCTGAGCAACGCGCTGGATCGCGCCCGTAGCGACGAAGGCCTGCGCCGAGATTTCTCGCAGCGCCTGCTCCCTCTCCTGTTCGCAAAAGAGAAGCCAGTTTTCGAGACCTGCTTTGCGTCTTTCGCCGCGATCGCAGAGCACTTCCTGACAACGGCAAGTGTGACGAAGTCCGGCTGGCACCCCCCGCCACCGTGCCTTCCCGACAACAAAGATTGA
- a CDS encoding MFS transporter: MSYQYPDGAAGVLPAAAEPDIYRKVTWRLIPFFCACYLAAYLDRINVGLAKLQMLDDLHFSETIYGLGAGLFFVGYILFEVPSNLVLQKVGARLWIARIMVTWGLLSGATMFVTTPTQFYVLRFLLGAAEAGFLPGVLLYLTYWFPTHKRSKIIALFMMGLPLASMIGSPLSGWIMTAFAGMHGWAGWQWLFFLEAIPSVLLGVMVFIYLPNGIKDAKWLQADEKRTLQRNLDTDVLVESNHSLMAAFTDRRVWMLGLIDMCLLMGTYSIGFWMPTIIRDSGVASPLHIGLLTAIPHAAAVIGMLLNGAHSDKTRERRWHIVLPTLAGAAGLVGSTFVTGSTSATLVMLTVANVGIVATFPVFWCLPSTFLSGTAAAAGIALACSIANLGGFAATYLLGWLKDTFHSPSAGLILFAGCLVASCFLVLAMPAKVVNR, translated from the coding sequence ATGTCGTATCAGTATCCAGACGGCGCGGCGGGCGTACTACCCGCGGCGGCCGAGCCAGACATCTACCGCAAGGTGACCTGGCGCCTGATCCCGTTTTTCTGCGCCTGCTATCTCGCCGCCTATCTCGACCGCATCAACGTCGGGCTGGCCAAGCTGCAGATGCTGGACGACCTGCACTTCAGCGAGACGATCTACGGGCTAGGCGCGGGCCTGTTCTTCGTGGGGTACATCCTGTTCGAGGTACCCAGCAACCTGGTGCTGCAAAAGGTGGGGGCGCGCCTGTGGATCGCCCGCATCATGGTGACGTGGGGCTTGCTGTCAGGGGCGACCATGTTCGTCACCACGCCAACGCAGTTCTACGTGCTGCGCTTCTTGCTGGGCGCGGCCGAGGCCGGCTTCCTGCCCGGCGTGCTGCTGTACCTGACCTACTGGTTCCCCACCCACAAGCGCAGCAAGATCATCGCGCTGTTCATGATGGGCCTGCCGCTTGCCAGCATGATCGGCAGCCCGCTGTCCGGCTGGATCATGACCGCTTTCGCCGGCATGCACGGCTGGGCCGGCTGGCAGTGGCTGTTCTTCCTCGAGGCCATTCCCTCGGTGCTGCTGGGCGTGATGGTGTTCATCTACCTGCCCAACGGCATCAAGGACGCCAAGTGGCTGCAGGCCGACGAAAAGCGCACGTTGCAGCGCAACCTGGACACGGACGTGCTGGTGGAGAGCAACCACTCGCTCATGGCCGCCTTCACCGATCGCCGCGTGTGGATGCTGGGCCTGATCGACATGTGCCTGCTGATGGGCACGTACTCCATCGGCTTCTGGATGCCCACCATCATCCGCGACTCCGGCGTGGCCAGCCCGTTGCACATCGGCCTGCTCACCGCCATCCCGCACGCCGCGGCGGTGATCGGGATGCTGCTCAACGGCGCCCACTCCGACAAGACGCGCGAGCGCCGCTGGCACATTGTGCTGCCCACCCTGGCAGGCGCCGCCGGCCTGGTCGGCAGCACCTTCGTCACCGGCTCCACCTCCGCCACCTTGGTGATGCTGACGGTGGCCAACGTAGGCATCGTGGCGACGTTCCCGGTGTTCTGGTGCCTGCCATCCACCTTCCTGAGCGGCACCGCGGCCGCCGCCGGCATCGCGCTGGCCTGCTCCATCGCCAACCTGGGCGGGTTCGCGGCCACCTACCTGCTGGGCTGGCTGAAGGACACATTCCACAGCCCCAGCGCCGGCCTGATCCTGTTCGCAGGCTGCCTGGTGGCGAGTTGCTTCCTGGTGCTGGCGATGCCGGCCAAGGTGGTCAACCGCTAG
- a CDS encoding IclR family transcriptional regulator, whose translation MTLKTLDGALALLTYFTVRQPTWGVRELAKHSGVHHAVVHRVLATFAANGFLVQDAASGKYSLGLRLFELGQVVRKTFSPAEVVQPVLEKLAAQSGETVFLSWLDGHEGLCVGMVQSQHQLRFSIELGQRFALHAGAHAKAILAFQDDAFRARVLENARQRAQDQPALAAPDPAVIEPQLAEIREQGWAHTRGEAAASVAGLALPLWSRDQTEVVGSLAIAGPQQRLNEESVPRLLEALREASRRLEEVVGFGR comes from the coding sequence ATGACTCTCAAGACTCTGGACGGCGCGCTGGCCTTGCTGACCTACTTCACGGTGCGCCAGCCCACCTGGGGCGTGCGCGAGCTGGCCAAGCACAGCGGCGTGCATCACGCGGTGGTGCACCGCGTGCTGGCCACCTTTGCCGCCAACGGTTTCCTGGTGCAGGACGCGGCCAGCGGCAAGTATTCGCTGGGGCTGCGGCTGTTCGAGCTGGGCCAGGTGGTGCGCAAGACGTTCTCGCCCGCAGAGGTGGTGCAGCCCGTGCTGGAAAAGCTGGCCGCGCAAAGCGGCGAGACTGTCTTCCTGTCGTGGCTGGACGGCCATGAAGGGCTTTGCGTCGGCATGGTCCAGAGCCAGCATCAGCTGCGCTTCTCGATTGAACTTGGACAGCGCTTTGCGCTGCACGCGGGCGCGCACGCCAAGGCCATCCTGGCCTTCCAGGACGACGCTTTCCGGGCCCGTGTGCTGGAAAACGCCAGGCAGCGCGCCCAGGACCAGCCTGCGCTGGCCGCGCCCGATCCCGCCGTCATCGAGCCGCAGCTTGCCGAGATCCGCGAACAGGGCTGGGCCCACACGCGCGGCGAGGCCGCCGCCAGCGTGGCGGGGCTGGCCCTGCCGCTGTGGTCGCGCGACCAGACCGAGGTGGTTGGCTCACTGGCCATTGCGGGCCCGCAGCAACGCCTGAATGAGGAGTCGGTCCCGCGCCTGCTGGAAGCCCTGCGCGAAGCCAGCCGCCGGCTGGAAGAGGTGGTGGGTTTCGGGCGCTAA
- a CDS encoding DUF6088 family protein, with product MKLEDRINRSLTQRAATVILRSELAKLGSSAQVGRVLARLVDEGKLVRVSKGAFAKTRVNKFTGKPTPAGTLEDIAAELFQKLGIAISPSQLAEEYNSGRSTQIPMGSVVNTGRRRISRQITVGDRTIQYESHHR from the coding sequence ATGAAACTGGAAGACCGAATCAATCGCTCGCTGACGCAGCGCGCCGCGACTGTCATCCTGCGCTCGGAGCTTGCCAAGCTGGGAAGCTCCGCACAGGTGGGCCGCGTGCTAGCCCGTCTTGTGGACGAGGGCAAGCTGGTCCGCGTTAGCAAGGGAGCGTTCGCCAAGACGCGCGTCAACAAGTTCACCGGAAAGCCAACGCCCGCCGGCACGCTCGAAGACATTGCTGCCGAGCTGTTCCAGAAGCTTGGCATCGCGATCTCCCCAAGCCAGCTCGCGGAGGAATACAACAGCGGCAGGAGCACCCAGATCCCGATGGGAAGCGTTGTCAACACTGGGCGCCGGCGCATCAGCCGGCAAATCACGGTAGGCGATCGGACCATCCAATATGAAAGCCATCACCGCTGA